Proteins co-encoded in one Bradyrhizobium sp. 170 genomic window:
- a CDS encoding DUF885 domain-containing protein — MPFHASGKDSTWLADFRTKLEALPISYAKKPKLIEAAIQAMIRFVQPAYVDLIAAAGRLEASSSTDDGAWKHPNGLEFYAQALRHITTTELSAAQIHEYGLEEIARIHGEMEKIKNSLGFGGELAAFFEHIKTNPKFVYPDTEEGRSTYLRETSRILDAMYRKLGNSFGRLPKAPLVVRRVEAFRENSGALAFYQRPPADGSRPGVYYVNLSRMEILKTFQLEALAYHEGVPGHHMQNAIARELTGVPAFQKFASYTAYSEGWALYAESLAKDMGAYRDPMSDFGRLAAELWRVIARQSGWEAGDNQDGESVSRRGDDRRDDCRAQEFC; from the coding sequence GTGCCCTTTCATGCTTCAGGAAAGGACTCGACGTGGCTTGCGGACTTCCGCACCAAGCTCGAGGCGCTGCCAATATCTTACGCGAAGAAGCCCAAGCTTATTGAAGCAGCCATCCAAGCGATGATCAGGTTCGTCCAGCCGGCTTACGTCGATTTGATTGCGGCGGCGGGCCGGCTCGAAGCCTCGTCCAGCACGGACGACGGCGCCTGGAAGCACCCCAACGGACTTGAGTTCTACGCGCAGGCGCTCAGGCACATAACCACGACGGAGCTGTCGGCCGCACAAATCCACGAGTACGGGCTGGAGGAGATCGCCCGGATCCACGGAGAGATGGAAAAGATAAAGAACTCGCTTGGCTTTGGCGGCGAACTCGCCGCTTTTTTCGAGCACATCAAGACAAACCCCAAGTTTGTCTATCCCGATACCGAGGAGGGACGGAGCACCTACCTCCGCGAAACATCCCGCATTTTGGATGCGATGTACCGCAAGCTCGGCAATTCTTTTGGCAGGCTTCCCAAAGCTCCTTTGGTTGTCAGGCGCGTCGAGGCCTTCCGTGAGAACTCTGGGGCCCTCGCCTTCTATCAGCGCCCGCCGGCTGACGGAAGCCGGCCCGGTGTCTATTACGTCAACCTGTCCAGAATGGAAATCCTGAAGACGTTCCAGCTCGAAGCTCTCGCGTACCACGAGGGCGTGCCGGGTCATCACATGCAGAATGCGATTGCGAGAGAACTAACGGGAGTTCCCGCCTTCCAGAAGTTCGCCTCGTACACCGCCTATTCGGAAGGATGGGCGCTATATGCTGAATCGCTTGCCAAGGACATGGGTGCGTATCGCGATCCGATGTCCGATTTCGGACGGCTCGCGGCGGAGCTGTGGCGCGTTATAGCGCGACAATCTGGATGGGAAGCTGGCGACAATCAGGATGGCGAGTCGGTGTCGCGGCGAGGTGATGATCGCCGCGATGATTGTCGCGCGCAAGAGTTTTGTTGA
- a CDS encoding DUF885 family protein translates to MNKPTMPQSVTAAPQTEALGVFFEQAFERQIRLSPMREAALLGRKDRQHLWDEIDEPARDQAVREIRQDLDRLRADFDPQTLPDAAKLSYRLFESNCVTALEADKFRHYNYPLNQMGGWQSSIPAFLLNHHPIDAVEDAEAYISRLEGVRRLVAQLIDGVELRSRKGIFAPRFVYERSSGIVAIF, encoded by the coding sequence ATGAACAAGCCTACCATGCCTCAGTCGGTTACGGCCGCACCGCAAACCGAGGCGCTCGGTGTTTTCTTCGAACAGGCCTTCGAACGGCAAATCCGACTGAGCCCGATGAGAGAGGCCGCCTTGCTGGGGCGCAAAGATCGCCAGCATCTATGGGACGAGATCGACGAACCAGCACGGGACCAAGCGGTTCGCGAGATTCGGCAGGACCTTGATCGACTGCGCGCGGACTTCGATCCGCAGACGTTGCCGGACGCGGCCAAGCTCAGCTATCGGCTATTCGAGAGTAACTGCGTGACAGCGCTAGAAGCGGACAAGTTCCGGCATTACAACTACCCGCTAAACCAAATGGGTGGCTGGCAATCGTCCATTCCGGCCTTCCTGCTCAACCATCATCCTATCGACGCTGTCGAGGATGCGGAGGCCTACATCTCTCGCCTCGAGGGCGTCCGCAGGTTGGTCGCACAACTCATCGACGGTGTCGAGCTGCGTTCTCGCAAGGGGATTTTCGCTCCCAGATTTGTTTATGAAAGGTCATCCGGGATTGTCGCAATCTTCTGA
- the istB gene encoding IS21-like element helper ATPase IstB: MSTANTVDTARLNLLLNELRLPAIKVLWPQFAEQSDKEGWPAARFLASVAEHEIAERGRRRIERHLVEARLPAGKTFDNFDFEAVPMVSKAQVTALAAGDGWLGKGANLLLFGPPGGGKSHLAAAIGLALIENGWRVLFTRTTDLVQKLQVARRELNLEAAVNRLDRFDLMILDDLAYVTKDQAETSVLFELISARYERRSMLITANQPFGEWNKVFPDPAMTLAAIDRLVHHATIVEMNVESYRRRTALERKRGPGRPTSHATPKTVAD; the protein is encoded by the coding sequence ATGAGCACGGCCAACACCGTCGATACAGCGCGCCTCAATCTGTTGCTCAACGAGCTGCGGCTACCCGCCATCAAGGTGCTGTGGCCGCAATTTGCCGAGCAGTCCGACAAGGAAGGATGGCCGGCCGCCCGCTTCCTCGCCAGCGTCGCCGAGCACGAGATAGCCGAACGCGGCCGCCGTCGCATCGAGCGCCACCTGGTCGAGGCGCGGCTGCCCGCCGGAAAGACCTTCGACAACTTCGACTTCGAGGCCGTACCGATGGTCTCCAAGGCGCAGGTGACCGCGCTCGCCGCCGGCGATGGATGGCTGGGCAAGGGCGCCAATCTGCTCCTGTTCGGCCCGCCCGGCGGCGGCAAGAGCCACTTGGCGGCAGCGATCGGCTTGGCCCTCATCGAGAACGGATGGCGCGTCCTCTTCACCCGGACCACCGATCTCGTGCAGAAGCTCCAGGTGGCGCGCCGCGAGCTCAACCTCGAGGCGGCCGTCAATCGTCTCGATCGCTTCGATCTCATGATCCTCGATGACCTCGCTTATGTCACCAAGGACCAGGCCGAGACCAGCGTCTTGTTCGAGCTCATCAGCGCACGCTACGAGCGGCGCTCGATGCTGATCACCGCCAATCAGCCATTCGGCGAATGGAACAAGGTCTTCCCCGACCCCGCGATGACCCTCGCCGCCATCGATCGCCTCGTTCACCACGCCACCATCGTCGAGATGAATGTCGAGAGCTATCGCAGGCGGACCGCCCTCGAACGAAAACGCGGTCCCGGTCGCCCGACATCGCACGCGACACCCAAAACCGTCGCTGATTGA
- a CDS encoding DUF885 family protein, giving the protein MSRGRRAARLVVDTGIHTSRWTRQQAIDYLRKVTPNPLSEIISEVERYVVIPGQATAYKVGMQQLLALRSKASSQLGRAFDTREFHDVVLGSGALPFGLLSELVDRWIASKGPGATSRG; this is encoded by the coding sequence TTGTCGCGCGGCAGGCGCGCCGCGCGGCTTGTGGTGGATACCGGCATCCACACTAGTCGCTGGACGCGCCAACAAGCGATCGACTACCTACGCAAGGTAACGCCGAACCCCTTGTCCGAAATCATAAGTGAGGTGGAACGCTATGTCGTCATCCCGGGTCAGGCTACTGCGTACAAGGTGGGCATGCAGCAATTGCTCGCCTTGAGGAGCAAGGCAAGTTCTCAGCTGGGCCGGGCGTTCGACACGCGCGAGTTCCACGATGTCGTCCTCGGCAGCGGTGCACTTCCCTTTGGACTCCTCAGCGAGCTCGTTGATCGCTGGATTGCAAGCAAAGGCCCCGGCGCAACTTCTCGCGGCTAG
- the istA gene encoding IS21 family transposase — MQVVLPPRGITRLPGRHITNHQMRLYMKYRQTDTPPVAAAKASFSTSTAYRFEKDRRLPSRRKGARDRRRPDPLADVFETEVVPMLKAAPGVRPIAIFEELLRRHPELGAGIRRTLERRIRSWRAIHGKEQEVIFRQTHEVGQVGLSDFTDMGELGVTIAGVPLGHRLYHFRLAYSGFEHAHVVLRGESFVALAEGLQNALWSLGGAPRDHRTDSLSAAFCNLDRNAQDDLTRRYEELCAHYGMRPTRNNRGIAHENGSIESSHGHLKRTIADALLLRGTADFDDLATYRGFIDEIVSRRNARNAKRIDHERTALQALPDLRTSDYEEVIVRVTSTGGFTLRKVFYTVPSRLIGHQLRVRLYDDRLDVFVGSTHLLTLSRGRPHPSGKHDQIVDYRHVIHSLRRKPMALLNLVYRDQLFPRDAYRRTFDFLRERLPDKKACRLMVDLLALAHERGCEAELADQLTADLDAGRLPDLNRLRARFAPDLAHVPNVVVHLAPLTTYECLIGATAEIGGAA; from the coding sequence GTGCAAGTGGTTCTTCCGCCAAGAGGAATCACTCGCTTGCCAGGCCGACACATAACCAATCACCAGATGAGGCTCTACATGAAGTACCGTCAGACAGATACCCCGCCAGTGGCCGCCGCCAAGGCGTCGTTCAGTACCTCGACCGCGTATCGCTTCGAGAAGGATAGAAGGCTCCCGTCGCGGAGGAAGGGAGCCCGCGACCGCCGCCGGCCGGATCCCTTGGCCGACGTGTTCGAGACTGAGGTCGTGCCGATGCTCAAGGCAGCCCCTGGCGTGCGGCCGATTGCGATCTTCGAGGAGTTGTTACGACGCCATCCTGAACTCGGAGCCGGCATCCGTCGCACCCTGGAGCGTCGCATCCGCTCCTGGCGGGCAATCCACGGCAAGGAGCAGGAAGTCATCTTCCGTCAGACCCACGAAGTGGGTCAGGTCGGCCTGTCCGACTTCACCGACATGGGCGAACTGGGCGTCACCATCGCGGGCGTGCCGCTTGGTCATCGTCTCTATCACTTCCGGCTGGCCTATTCCGGGTTTGAGCACGCCCATGTTGTGCTCCGCGGCGAGAGCTTCGTCGCCCTGGCGGAAGGACTGCAGAACGCTCTGTGGTCGCTCGGCGGCGCGCCGCGGGACCATCGCACCGACAGTCTGTCGGCCGCCTTCTGTAATCTCGACCGGAATGCTCAGGACGATCTGACGCGGCGATACGAGGAGCTGTGCGCCCATTACGGCATGCGGCCGACCCGCAACAATCGCGGCATCGCCCATGAGAACGGGTCGATCGAGAGCTCGCATGGCCATCTCAAGCGGACGATCGCCGACGCGCTGCTGCTGCGCGGCACCGCCGACTTCGACGATCTTGCCACCTATCGCGGCTTCATTGACGAGATCGTCAGCCGCCGCAATGCGCGCAACGCCAAGCGGATCGATCACGAGCGCACCGCCCTGCAGGCGTTGCCGGATTTGCGCACCTCGGACTACGAGGAAGTGATCGTCCGCGTGACGTCGACCGGCGGCTTCACCTTGCGCAAGGTGTTCTACACCGTGCCGTCGCGGTTGATCGGCCATCAGCTGCGGGTTCGCCTCTATGACGATCGCCTCGACGTGTTCGTCGGTAGTACGCATCTCCTCACCCTGTCGCGCGGCCGGCCGCATCCGAGCGGCAAGCATGATCAGATCGTCGATTACCGGCACGTGATCCATTCGCTGCGGCGCAAGCCGATGGCGCTGCTCAATCTGGTTTATCGTGATCAGCTGTTCCCGCGCGATGCGTACCGCCGAACCTTCGACTTCTTGCGCGAACGGTTGCCGGACAAGAAAGCTTGCCGGCTGATGGTCGATCTGCTGGCCCTTGCGCATGAGCGCGGCTGCGAGGCCGAACTCGCCGATCAGCTCACGGCCGATCTTGACGCCGGCCGACTGCCCGATCTCAACCGGCTGCGCGCTCGCTTCGCCCCTGATCTTGCTCACGTGCCGAACGTCGTCGTGCATCTGGCACCGCTCACCACCTATGAATGCCTCATCGGTGCCACCGCCGAGATCGGAGGTGCAGCATGA
- a CDS encoding DMT family transporter, translating to MGVGVVLGGVLFASLYSVTVRLMSRRIDALRLTTASQIVAFAAVGCVWIGVRPLPTLTPTITDVILVVASGLLLMSIPFLLYGLALERMSATAAALLLPLVPMFTSIFASVFLQETLTARQWLGAATVLVSALGMPLALRSKPHD from the coding sequence CTGGGAGTCGGCGTCGTCCTCGGCGGTGTTCTATTTGCTTCACTCTACAGCGTCACAGTCCGTTTGATGTCGCGTCGGATCGATGCGCTGCGGCTTACGACAGCAAGCCAAATCGTCGCGTTCGCAGCAGTGGGATGTGTATGGATTGGTGTTCGTCCATTGCCGACGCTCACGCCAACTATCACTGATGTTATTTTGGTGGTCGCATCCGGATTGCTGCTCATGTCAATTCCATTTCTTCTCTACGGCCTTGCGCTGGAGCGCATGAGCGCGACCGCGGCCGCGCTGTTGCTGCCGCTAGTTCCGATGTTTACGTCCATCTTCGCATCTGTTTTCCTTCAGGAAACCCTGACTGCAAGACAGTGGCTAGGGGCTGCCACTGTTCTCGTGTCGGCGCTTGGAATGCCCTTGGCCCTGCGTTCCAAACCGCACGATTGA
- a CDS encoding DMT family transporter, producing MEYRQRPVQGRALCCIEPLSLLTGQLAVSAASLTVLSIWSGAPPRLSDWRAGLPGLLQPALASGLSIFGLTMLPASVEAILFAVETPMIILLAWLILGETPNRGVGLLCLLAFAGVGLLSWTL from the coding sequence TTGGAGTATCGGCAACGTCCTGTCCAAGGCCGCGCCCTCTGCTGTATCGAGCCGCTCTCGCTACTAACAGGGCAGTTGGCTGTGAGTGCCGCAAGCCTGACCGTACTATCCATCTGGTCAGGCGCGCCGCCACGCTTGAGCGATTGGCGTGCTGGCCTTCCGGGCCTCCTGCAGCCGGCGCTTGCGTCTGGTTTGTCGATCTTCGGCCTGACGATGCTACCGGCTTCTGTGGAAGCGATCCTGTTCGCAGTTGAAACGCCAATGATCATACTCCTCGCGTGGCTGATCCTTGGCGAGACCCCCAACCGGGGCGTCGGCTTGCTCTGCTTGTTGGCCTTTGCCGGAGTTGGTTTGCTGAGCTGGACACTCTGA